One part of the Paramormyrops kingsleyae isolate MSU_618 chromosome 2, PKINGS_0.4, whole genome shotgun sequence genome encodes these proteins:
- the LOC111848559 gene encoding alveolar macrophage chemotactic factor 2-like has protein sequence MAPIRAVLLFSTVTLICLALLQVSEGRIVRLKCRCMKISPCINPKTVKEIQIIPQTAMCHRTEIVIIRNNKEPVCLDPNTQCTKRIIQTYTKETTKQMER, from the exons ATGGCACCCATCAGAGCCGTCTTACTCTTCAGCACTGTGACTCTCATCTGCCTGGCTCTGCTGCAAG TGTCAGAAGGACGCATCGTAAGACTGAAATGCCGCTGCATGAAAATCTCCCCGTGCATCAACCCGAAGACCGTGAAAGAGATCCAGATCATTCCGCAGACTGCCATGTGCCACAGGACCGAGATTGT GATCATCAGAAACAATAAAGAACCTGTTTGTCTGGATCCGAACACACAGTGCACCAAAAGGATCATTCAGACATACACGAAGGA AACAACAAAGCAAATGGAAAGATAA
- the mrpl1 gene encoding large ribosomal subunit protein uL1m: MAVCIRHVVKVVTGSHRCLLANTGHSLTSLSKPGPGHLAARTFAARTAKKETVPKNVKRGKVEKQETVEKVERKIDNTNRHKPYGLTAWEPVDDVYLVRYYPRPVYEVGVAIDKLKQFQQLDFTSLQQSVFMDLKLDMKLEKKKKVDAFVSTVQLPYAVNSDVNKVVVFTEDPREAEVARANGAAFVGGVELVEDILEDKISGDFYVAVPEIVSRLLPLKNKLRKKFPKTKRGSVGSDIPKMLEIFKKGQEYMVQGESYVRMRIATLDMPKEQIMANIETIIKDVCSHKPVSFGPFIERALLTSSTSEALLFDSGPFIPKPTEDEAAEARA, from the exons ttGTAACTGGGAGCCATAGATGTCTTCTGGCCAACACTGGTCATTCTTTGACAAGTCTTTCAAAGCCGGGACCCGGGCATCTTGCTGCCAGGACGTTTGCTGCAAG gacagcaaaaaaagaaactgtaCCAAAAAATGTGAAGCGTGGAAAAGTAGAAAAGCAGGAAACTGTGGAGAAAGTAGAGAGAAAAATAGACAACACAAATCGGCATAAACCATATGGTCTCACCGCTTGGGAACCAGTGGATGACGTGTACTTAGTGAGATACTACCCCAGGCCGGTCTATGAGGTCGGTGTGGCCATCGACAAGCTGAAACAGTTCCAGCAGCTGGATTTCACAAGCCTCCAACAGAGTGTTTTCATGGACCTGAAGCTTGACATGAAGCTGGAGAAGAAG aaaaaAGTGGATGCTTTTGTTAGTACAGTTCAGCTGCCATATGCAGTAAATTCAGATGTTAACAAGGTTGTCGTCTTCACAGAG GATCCCAGGGAAGCCGAGGTGGCCAGAGCGAATGGAGCAGCGTTTGTAGGTGGAGTGGAGCTTGTCGAAGAT ATTTTGGAAGACAAAATATCGGGCGACTTTTATGTGGCTGTACCAGAAATCGTCAGTCGGTTGCTGCCTTTGAAGAATAAACTGCGGAAGAAGTTTCCCAAGACCAAGAGAG GTAGTGTTGGATCAGACATTCCCAAAATGCTTGAGATCTTTAAGAAGGGCCAGGAGTACATGGTGCAGGGGGAAAGTTATGTCCGGATGAGAATTGCAAcg CTCGACATGCCAAAGGAGCAGATCATGGCTAACATTGAAACCATCATCAAGGACGTGTGCTCCCACAAACCAGTGAGCTTCG GGCCTTTCATTGAGAGGGCTTTGCTAACGAGCAGCACAAGCGAGGCGCTGCTCTTTGACAGCGGACCCTTCATCCCGAAGCCGACGGAAGACGAGGCAGCAGAAGCCAGGGCTTAA